Proteins found in one Acidobacteriota bacterium genomic segment:
- a CDS encoding sigma-70 family RNA polymerase sigma factor, with protein MNAETPRPDPATPAPGEDITALLRAVEGGDRAAMDRLFTSVYGELRRIARRQLSSGPSSATLDTTALVHEAYLKLAHGATLSMRDRFHFFATTARAMRLVLIDHARSRLRTKRGGGVSMRALEEGEIAAVERPEELVALDEALSRLEAADPDLARIVEWRFFGGLSVEEIAATLEVSDRTVKRRWRAARALLFEDLAGRGLDA; from the coding sequence ATGAACGCAGAGACCCCCCGGCCGGACCCGGCCACGCCCGCCCCCGGCGAGGACATCACGGCGCTCCTGCGCGCCGTCGAGGGCGGGGACCGCGCCGCGATGGACCGGCTTTTCACCTCGGTGTACGGAGAGCTGCGCCGCATCGCGCGCCGCCAGCTCTCCTCGGGCCCCTCGAGCGCCACGCTCGACACGACGGCTCTCGTCCACGAGGCCTACCTCAAGCTCGCGCACGGCGCGACGCTGTCGATGCGCGACCGGTTCCACTTCTTCGCGACGACGGCGCGCGCCATGCGCCTCGTCCTGATCGACCACGCGCGCAGCCGCCTGCGCACCAAGCGCGGCGGCGGCGTGAGCATGCGCGCCCTCGAGGAGGGCGAGATTGCAGCCGTCGAGCGTCCCGAGGAACTCGTCGCGCTCGACGAGGCCCTCTCGCGCCTCGAGGCGGCGGACCCCGACCTCGCGCGCATCGTGGAGTGGCGATTCTTCGGCGGGCTGTCCGTCGAGGAAATCGCCGCCACGCTCGAAGTCTCGGACCGCACCGTGAAGCGCCGCTGGCGCGCGGCCCGGGCCCTGCTCTTCGAGGACCTCGCGGGGCGGGGGCTCGACGCGTGA